In Streptomyces sp. NBC_00483, a single window of DNA contains:
- a CDS encoding response regulator transcription factor: MRILVAEDERFLADLVVEGLHDEAMAVDVAYDGATALERLAVNDYDVLVLDRDLPRVHGDEICRTVAQLGSRVRILMLTASGAVHDRVTGLNLGADDYLAKPFAFDELVARVRALGRRAGPPLPPVLECGDISMDTARRQASRDGRYLALSRKEYAVLEVLMRARGAVVSTEELLERAWDEYTDPFTTVVKVTMSKLRSKLGDPPVIVTVPGSGYRL; the protein is encoded by the coding sequence ATGCGAATTCTGGTGGCCGAGGACGAGCGTTTCCTGGCGGACCTGGTGGTCGAGGGACTGCACGATGAGGCAATGGCGGTCGATGTCGCCTATGACGGGGCTACGGCGCTGGAGCGCCTCGCCGTCAACGACTATGACGTACTGGTACTGGACCGCGACCTGCCCCGGGTGCACGGCGACGAGATCTGCCGCACCGTGGCCCAGCTCGGGTCGCGGGTACGCATCCTGATGCTGACCGCCTCCGGCGCGGTGCACGACCGGGTCACGGGACTGAATCTGGGGGCCGACGACTACCTGGCCAAGCCCTTCGCCTTCGACGAACTGGTGGCGCGGGTCCGCGCGCTCGGGCGCCGCGCCGGGCCGCCGCTGCCCCCGGTGTTGGAGTGCGGCGACATCAGCATGGACACGGCGCGCCGACAGGCGTCCCGCGATGGGCGCTACCTGGCGCTGTCCCGCAAGGAGTACGCGGTGCTTGAGGTGTTGATGCGGGCGAGGGGCGCGGTCGTCAGCACCGAGGAACTGCTGGAGCGGGCCTGGGACGAGTACACGGACCCGTTCACCACGGTCGTCAAGGTGACGATGAGCAAACTCCGCTCCAAGCTCGGCGATCCGCCCGTCATCGTCACCGTGCCGGGAAGCGGCTACAGGCTTTGA
- a CDS encoding alpha/beta fold hydrolase: MPFLKSNGIRLAYQRSGRGDETVLLIMGSAAAGHAWDMYQTPALHRAGYATVTFDNRGIAPSDAPPGKYALADLIADTKGLIEALDLAPCRILGTSLGSLIAQELAISEPHLVRSAVLLATRARSDVLRRAQSAADRALLESGVTLPPKYRAVSSVLHMLSPDTLNDEATVASWLEIFELAGGDGETVAAGQQWIDTNQDRRSALGRITAPCRVITFGDDAVTPPHLGAEVAAAIPNCDLVEIPGCGHLGHLERPEPVNEAIVEFFDKY, encoded by the coding sequence ATGCCATTTCTGAAGTCCAACGGGATTCGGCTCGCCTACCAGCGGTCGGGGCGGGGCGACGAGACGGTCCTGCTCATCATGGGGTCGGCCGCGGCCGGCCACGCATGGGACATGTACCAGACGCCGGCGCTGCACCGGGCCGGTTATGCGACCGTCACCTTCGACAATCGCGGGATCGCGCCGTCGGACGCCCCGCCGGGCAAGTACGCGCTGGCGGACCTGATCGCCGACACCAAGGGGCTGATCGAGGCGCTGGACCTGGCACCGTGCCGGATTCTCGGCACCTCGCTGGGCTCGCTGATCGCCCAGGAACTCGCCATCAGCGAACCTCACCTGGTCCGCTCCGCGGTGCTCCTGGCCACCCGCGCCCGGTCGGATGTGCTGCGCCGGGCGCAGTCCGCGGCGGACCGGGCCCTGCTGGAGAGCGGCGTCACGCTGCCACCGAAGTACCGAGCGGTCAGCTCGGTGCTCCACATGCTCTCGCCGGACACCCTCAACGATGAGGCGACGGTGGCTTCGTGGCTGGAGATCTTCGAACTGGCCGGCGGTGACGGGGAAACTGTCGCCGCAGGCCAGCAGTGGATCGACACCAACCAGGACCGCCGATCGGCGCTCGGCAGGATCACTGCTCCCTGCCGCGTCATCACCTTCGGCGATGACGCCGTCACACCGCCGCACCTCGGCGCGGAAGTGGCAGCCGCCATCCCGAACTGCGACTTGGTGGAGATTCCGGGCTGCGGGCACCTTGGACATCTGGAGCGCCCGGAGCCGGTCAACGAGGCGATTGTGGAGTTCTTCGACAAGTACTGA